In the genome of Candidatus Oleimmundimicrobium sp., the window CAGTCTGTTAGAGATGGTCTGGACAGTATAGTGGATGATACTATTGATAAAATTGTCAATCCTGAGCGGTGGAGAGAAGAAATAGAAGACAGATAACAGCAAAGTAGTGGTAATTGGTAAATGAAGATGTAAAGACTAAGCTGAAATTTAGAGCTCAATTTAACTTTAACCAATTACCATTCAACCGAGGTGGGGAAGAATGGGCGAAGGAAGGTATCTTTATTGTGTTGCTAACGATAATCAAAAAGTGAGCTTGGGCAAGATTGGGATAGAAGGCAATGAGGTTTACACCATCCCTTACAAGAATTTATGCGCGGTTGTCCATAACTGCCCCGCCGAGCCATATGAATCAGAAGATAGTGAGAGAGTTAGAAATTGGGTGATAGCTCACGAGAGAGTCGTCGAACTTGCTTGGGGAAAATTCGGTGTAGTTCTTCCCTTAAGCTTTGACACCATAATCAAAGGTGAGGAAGGTAGTGATCCGGAGAAAAACATAAAGAACTGGTTAAAGGAAGATTATGAAAATCTGAAAGAAAAGATGACCAAGGTGAGGGGTAAGGCGGAGTATGGAGTTCAAATTTTTTGGGACCCCAAAATTATTGCAGATAAGATTGCTCAGACAAATGAAGAGATCAAAAAACTAGACCGAGAAATAAAATCCAAACCGGAAGGGGCAGCTTATATGTATAAACATAAGCTAGAAAACCTCTTAAAGAGAGATATAGAGAAAGAGGCAGATAGATGTTTTAAAGACTTGTATGAGAGGGTTAAGAATTGTGTTGATGACATCCGGGTAGAGAAGACAAAGAAGGAAAAAGGCAAGCAGATGCTGATGAATTTGTCTTGTTTGCTCCCCTTGGATGCGAGTAAAAAATTGGGAGAAGAGTTAGAAAGAATTGATAAAATGGAAGAGTTTTCCGTTCATTTTACGGGACCCTGGCCACCCTACTCATTTACCTAAATTGGTGACTGGTGATTATGGAATATAAGTCTTTTGAGGATTTAGAAGTATATAAAGTGGTTAGAGAATTTGTAAAAAAGATATATAAACTGGTCAAAGAGTTGCCCGATTTTGAAAAGTATAATTTAGCAAATCAGATGCGTCGAGCAGCAGCCCCTTTAACCAGTTGCGTTGCAGAAGGACACGGTAGATTTTATTATCAAGAAAATATCCAATTTTTAAGACAGTCTAGAGGTTCGCTTGAAGAGTTAATTGATGATCTTAATGTCTGTATTGATGAGAATTATGCTGAACTCAATCGGCTGAATAAATTGAAAAAGGAAGGATATGACATCTTAAAGAAGTTAAATGGGTATATCAAGTACTTATGCAAATGTAAAGAAGTAACTGAGGAACAACAACAAGAAGAATTAATCATTTAACCATTTACCAAGCCGACGAGTGTGAGCGAGGAGAGAAAGTGGAACCGGTTAGAAATACACACGCTACTCTAGTTGATTTATTAGATAGGGTTCTGGATAAGGGTCTGGTAATTAATGCCGACATTATCATCTCAGTTGCTGGCATTCCCCTAATCGGTGTTAATTTAAGGGCTGCCTTGGCTGGAATGGAAACTATGTTGAGGTACGGGGTAATGCAGGACTGGGATGAGAGAACGCGTGCTTGGGAACGCGAACATCGGGGGAAGAAAGAGCTCTCTTTAACCCAAGGGGAAGAAGTTATCCTTAAGATGTTCGGCTCATATTACTATAATGAAGGAATATACACAGCCTGGAGATCGGGCTATTTTTATTTGACAGATAAAAGGCTCCTTCTCTACCGTCAAGATTTCAATGAAGTCATGTTCGAGACACCTTTGGAGGAGATAAAAAGCTTAGTGATAAAGGAAGAAAGACATTTTATCAAAGAGGGCAAAGAGGTGCTCTATCTTATAGATCGAACGGATAGAATCTCTCGGCTTCATGCCGCAGAAATGAGCCACTTAAAAGATGCTATTGAGAAGACAATAAAAGCCAAAGGGCTTTTCTTGGAGGAAAACCCAATCCTTCCTGAGTTTGAAGAGAAGCTAATTGGCTTCCTGATGGAGGGAGAAAAGATTACCCACCGAGGAAAAATATGGCATCTGATGACTACCCCTGCACCCGGTGGAGTTGTAAGTAGCACGTGGAGACCAGGCCTTCTCTATTTGACCAACAAGAGGTTATGTTGGTGGTGCGACTTTGATAGAAAAGTAGCCTTTGAGGCCCCCATTGATAAGATAGCTGCCTCGACGGTAGAGATAAGAGACCTTAGCGCAATACTGAAGAGGAAAAAGGCTCTCGACGTTATATATGAAACCTCGCAGGGTAAAAAGGTAGCCTGCTTTTCTGGAAAGTCATTGGGTGAGTGGGAGAAAGCACTTAATCGAACCATATCCAGGCAAGGCGCAACCGCTGCGGAGAGCGAGATAGAAACCTGTCCTCAATGCGGTCAAAAAGCACCGGCAAAAGAGTTATTGGAAAAAGGATGCTCAAAGTGTGGGTGGGTTAGTCCAAAGTTGAAAAAAAAGTTGGCCCAAGCAGCTAAATAACTGGTAATTGGTGAAAGGATCGAATAAGAAGTAAGCAATTTGAGCTTTTCCATTTAACAATTTAACAAATTTCGACGAGTGGAGCGAGGAGATATGAATAAGGTAATCGGGATTGATTTAGGAACCACTAACTCAGTGGTGGCATGCATGGAAAATGGCCAAGCTATAGTTATACCCAATGCCGAGAACAGCCGATTGACACCATCAGTGACGGCTTTTACCGGGGATGGAGAACGATTGGTTGGCCAGTTGGCCAAAAATCAAGCTGTTGCCAACCCAGAGCGCACTATCGCTTCAATCAAGAGACATATGGGCTCCGACTATAGAGCAAAGATAGATGGTAAAGAATATGCGCCCCAGGAGATCTCCAGCTTGATTTTACAGAAACTCAAAACTGAGGCGGAGAACTATTTGGGCGAAAAGATAGAAAAGGCTGTAATCACCGTGCCCGCCTATTTTAATGATAATCAGCGTCAAGCGACCAAAGATGCGGGCATTATCGCTGGTTTGGAGGTAATCAGAATCATCAACGAACCCACCGCCGCCTCCTTGGCCTATGGCTTGGATATAGAGGATGTTCACACTATCCTTGTTTGGGACCTAGGTGGTGGTACTTTTGACGTTTCCATCTTAGAGTTAGGCGAAGGGGTCTTTGAGGTCAAAGCCGTTAATGGCAATACCTGGCTGGGCGGAGATGATTGGGATGAGTGGACAATAGACTATTTAGCGGACGAATTCCAAAGAGAGCACGGGATTGATTTGCGCCGGGATAAGATGACTTTCCAAAGGCTCAAAGAAGCAGCGGAGAAAGCTAAGATTGAGCTATCTATCGCATCGGCTACTGATATAAAGTTACCCTTTATTGCCACCAGTCCAGATGGCCCCCTACATTTGGAAACGACCTTAAGCAGAGCACAATTCGAGGAGTTAACCAAAGACTTGTTACAAAAAATGATTGGTCCCACCAAGCAAGCTTTAGCAGATGCTCATTTAGAGCCCGAAGAGATTGATAGAGTAGTTTTAGTAGGAGGATCGACCAGAATGCCAGCGGTACAAGAACTGGTAAAATCGCTAATAGGCAAAGAGCCTTACAAAAATATTAATCCAGATGAGGCTGTTGCTATTGGAGCAGCGATTCAAGCAGGTATCCTGACAGGCGAAGTGAGAAAAGTGGTCTTAGTGGATGTTACCCCCTTATCTCTAGGCATTGAAACACAGGGTGGAATATTTGCCAAAATTATTGAAAGAAATACCACTATCCCCACCTCTAAAGGTCAGATTTTTACCACTGCTTGCAATGACCAGAGTGAGGTGGATATCCATATCTTGCAGGGGGAGCGGGAGATAGCTTCTTACAATATGAGTTTAGGCAGGTTTCAGCTTACTGACATTCCGCCAGCATCCCGCGGAGAACCACGGATTGAAGTGACCTTTGAAATCGACGTTAATGGCATTCTCCATGTCTCTGCCAAAAATCTCCATACAGATAACGAACAAAGAATAAGAATCACTTCTTCAAGCAGACTCTCGGAACGAGAGATAGAGCAAATGGTTAAAGAAGCTCGACTATATGCTGAAGAAGATAAGAAACGGCGAGAGGAAACCCAGATAAGAATTCAAGCAGAGAACATGATCTATGCTGCTCAAGTCTGTGTTAAAGAAGCAAAAGATATTGCAGGCGAAGCTCAAGTGGAAGAAATTGAGAAAGCAATACAGAAAATAAAGGCAGCTTTAGCTAACAGTGAGGATCAAGAGATTAAATCAAGAACTGAAGAGCTAAAAGAGCTGATTGTGATGCTATCTAGACAAATTAAAGATGAGAAGGAAAGCAGGGCATACAGATAGAGAGGTATTAGTGGTGAGAAGGAGCAGAAAACCCCCACTAACTGAGGGTGAACAGGTTATTTTGTGTGAGCAGGGGGGATACTTAAGT includes:
- a CDS encoding gas vesicle protein; the encoded protein is MEPVRNTHATLVDLLDRVLDKGLVINADIIISVAGIPLIGVNLRAALAGMETMLRYGVMQDWDERTRAWEREHRGKKELSLTQGEEVILKMFGSYYYNEGIYTAWRSGYFYLTDKRLLLYRQDFNEVMFETPLEEIKSLVIKEERHFIKEGKEVLYLIDRTDRISRLHAAEMSHLKDAIEKTIKAKGLFLEENPILPEFEEKLIGFLMEGEKITHRGKIWHLMTTPAPGGVVSSTWRPGLLYLTNKRLCWWCDFDRKVAFEAPIDKIAASTVEIRDLSAILKRKKALDVIYETSQGKKVACFSGKSLGEWEKALNRTISRQGATAAESEIETCPQCGQKAPAKELLEKGCSKCGWVSPKLKKKLAQAAK
- a CDS encoding GvpL/GvpF family gas vesicle protein, translated to MGEGRYLYCVANDNQKVSLGKIGIEGNEVYTIPYKNLCAVVHNCPAEPYESEDSERVRNWVIAHERVVELAWGKFGVVLPLSFDTIIKGEEGSDPEKNIKNWLKEDYENLKEKMTKVRGKAEYGVQIFWDPKIIADKIAQTNEEIKKLDREIKSKPEGAAYMYKHKLENLLKRDIEKEADRCFKDLYERVKNCVDDIRVEKTKKEKGKQMLMNLSCLLPLDASKKLGEELERIDKMEEFSVHFTGPWPPYSFT
- a CDS encoding four helix bundle protein, whose product is MEYKSFEDLEVYKVVREFVKKIYKLVKELPDFEKYNLANQMRRAAAPLTSCVAEGHGRFYYQENIQFLRQSRGSLEELIDDLNVCIDENYAELNRLNKLKKEGYDILKKLNGYIKYLCKCKEVTEEQQQEELII
- the dnaK gene encoding molecular chaperone DnaK — translated: MNKVIGIDLGTTNSVVACMENGQAIVIPNAENSRLTPSVTAFTGDGERLVGQLAKNQAVANPERTIASIKRHMGSDYRAKIDGKEYAPQEISSLILQKLKTEAENYLGEKIEKAVITVPAYFNDNQRQATKDAGIIAGLEVIRIINEPTAASLAYGLDIEDVHTILVWDLGGGTFDVSILELGEGVFEVKAVNGNTWLGGDDWDEWTIDYLADEFQREHGIDLRRDKMTFQRLKEAAEKAKIELSIASATDIKLPFIATSPDGPLHLETTLSRAQFEELTKDLLQKMIGPTKQALADAHLEPEEIDRVVLVGGSTRMPAVQELVKSLIGKEPYKNINPDEAVAIGAAIQAGILTGEVRKVVLVDVTPLSLGIETQGGIFAKIIERNTTIPTSKGQIFTTACNDQSEVDIHILQGEREIASYNMSLGRFQLTDIPPASRGEPRIEVTFEIDVNGILHVSAKNLHTDNEQRIRITSSSRLSEREIEQMVKEARLYAEEDKKRREETQIRIQAENMIYAAQVCVKEAKDIAGEAQVEEIEKAIQKIKAALANSEDQEIKSRTEELKELIVMLSRQIKDEKESRAYR